The following proteins are encoded in a genomic region of Bacteroidales bacterium:
- a CDS encoding GNAT family N-acetyltransferase yields MKLIEVITNKDAKKFLDVARIIYKGDKNWICPLDTDIEAIFNPSKNAYFNQGNAIRWILIDDNGNMIGRVAAFFNHRKAQTYEQPTGGLGFFECIDNQEAAFLLFDKCKEWLQGQGMEAMDGPVNFGENDQYWGLLVEGFTQQSYGMNYHHPYYRRFFENYGFFPYFEQVTNHLDVSVPFPDRFWKIADWISKKPGFSYEHFQLAKADKYISDLKTVYDQAWAHHEHFTPLNDKDIKTALQKAKPILDEELIWFAYHEGKPIAFLVMFPDVNQVFRHLNGRLTLYSKMRFAFYMWKKEIRRTRITVMGVIPQFQRYGIESAIFRQLKDVFDNRPHYTEVELSWVGDFNPRMKALHDAVGGKFGKKHITYRKLFKEGAAPQHPSLLK; encoded by the coding sequence ATGAAACTCATCGAAGTAATCACCAACAAGGATGCAAAAAAATTCCTTGACGTTGCCCGCATCATTTACAAAGGCGATAAAAACTGGATTTGCCCTCTTGATACCGACATAGAGGCAATTTTTAACCCTTCAAAAAATGCATATTTTAACCAGGGAAATGCCATCAGATGGATTCTGATTGATGACAACGGTAATATGATCGGACGGGTAGCGGCATTTTTCAATCATAGAAAAGCGCAAACCTATGAGCAACCTACCGGCGGGCTTGGTTTTTTTGAATGCATCGACAACCAGGAAGCGGCATTTCTACTGTTTGATAAATGCAAAGAATGGCTGCAGGGGCAAGGCATGGAGGCAATGGACGGACCTGTAAACTTTGGTGAAAATGATCAATACTGGGGGTTGCTGGTGGAAGGATTTACACAACAAAGCTATGGAATGAATTATCACCATCCATACTATCGCAGGTTTTTCGAGAATTATGGCTTTTTTCCCTACTTCGAGCAGGTAACAAATCACCTGGATGTTTCAGTTCCTTTTCCAGATCGTTTCTGGAAGATTGCCGACTGGATTTCGAAAAAACCCGGATTTTCTTACGAACATTTCCAACTTGCCAAAGCCGACAAATACATCAGCGACCTGAAAACTGTTTACGATCAGGCCTGGGCGCATCATGAACACTTTACCCCACTCAATGACAAGGACATCAAAACAGCACTCCAAAAAGCCAAACCCATACTTGATGAAGAACTGATCTGGTTTGCATACCACGAAGGTAAGCCCATTGCTTTCCTGGTGATGTTTCCTGATGTTAACCAGGTTTTCAGGCATTTAAACGGCAGACTGACTTTATACAGCAAGATGAGGTTTGCCTTTTATATGTGGAAGAAAGAAATCAGGCGAACCCGGATCACAGTAATGGGAGTCATTCCTCAGTTCCAGCGTTATGGAATTGAGTCGGCCATTTTCAGACAATTGAAAGATGTTTTTGACAACCGGCCTCATTATACTGAAGTTGAATTATCGTGGGTGGGTGATTTTAACCCAAGAATGAAAGCCCTTCACGATGCCGTTGGAGGTAAATTCGGAAAAAAACACATCACTTACCGGAAACTTTTCAAAGAAGGTGCTGCCCCGCAACATCCCTCTTTACTTAAGTAG
- a CDS encoding LptF/LptG family permease: MKKLYWFIIKSYIGPLLFTFFIALFILVMQFLWKYVDELVGKGLEIPVLLELLFYASSTFVPLALPLAILLSSLMTFGNFGEHYELVAMKSTGIPLRRIMMPLVILSLFISVFAFFFSNNVLPFANLKFHSLLYDVRQKKLTFNIQEGVFYNGIDGFTIYTRNKDPEGNIIRDVMIYNHTDRMGNIKLTTAKWGEMNLSPDQTMLVFKLYDGFNYEDMVDRGNYRINRPFQRSSFKEQTRMFSGLDFGMNRTDETLFRNNYQMMDLEQLTRTRDSLVNELELRKERLFFSIDDRFLFLKQLDSLKIHHKITEYQSISTVDTNLMINAIEYALQATRSIKNNLEFNFKDFDSREKRIIRHELEWHRKFTLSIACLILFFIGAPLGAIIRKGGLGMPVVFSIIFFVIFHVISISGEKYARAGAMSPGLAMWLASLVLLPLGIFLTYKATTDSPLLDADSWGRLIKKFFPEQPEIK, from the coding sequence TTGAAAAAATTGTACTGGTTCATTATCAAGTCTTACATAGGGCCGCTGCTGTTTACCTTTTTCATTGCGCTTTTCATCCTGGTCATGCAGTTTTTGTGGAAATATGTTGACGAACTTGTAGGTAAAGGATTGGAAATTCCTGTACTGTTGGAGTTATTGTTTTATGCCTCTTCTACCTTTGTACCACTGGCATTGCCACTAGCCATCCTCTTGTCATCGCTGATGACATTCGGTAATTTTGGCGAGCATTATGAACTTGTCGCGATGAAATCAACCGGCATTCCGTTGCGGCGAATTATGATGCCCCTGGTGATTCTATCGCTGTTTATCAGTGTGTTTGCATTTTTCTTTTCAAATAATGTACTGCCTTTTGCCAACCTGAAATTTCACTCACTACTTTATGATGTTCGTCAGAAAAAACTGACTTTTAACATCCAGGAAGGGGTATTTTACAATGGCATTGATGGCTTTACGATATATACCCGGAACAAAGACCCGGAAGGCAACATCATCCGCGATGTGATGATATACAACCATACCGACCGCATGGGCAATATAAAGCTGACTACTGCAAAATGGGGGGAGATGAATCTTTCGCCCGATCAAACCATGCTTGTGTTTAAACTTTACGACGGATTTAATTACGAAGATATGGTTGATCGTGGCAACTACAGGATTAACCGGCCTTTCCAGCGCAGTTCTTTTAAGGAGCAGACCCGTATGTTCAGCGGATTGGATTTTGGAATGAACAGAACGGATGAAACCCTATTTCGGAACAACTATCAGATGATGGACCTCGAACAGCTAACCCGTACACGTGATTCGCTGGTAAATGAGCTGGAGCTCAGAAAAGAGCGGTTATTCTTTTCGATTGACGACCGGTTTTTGTTTTTAAAACAACTGGATTCACTTAAAATTCATCACAAAATAACTGAATATCAATCAATTTCCACTGTTGATACCAATCTTATGATCAATGCGATTGAATATGCCCTGCAGGCCACCCGGTCGATCAAGAACAATCTTGAATTTAACTTCAAGGATTTCGACAGCCGCGAAAAGCGCATCATCAGGCACGAATTGGAGTGGCACCGCAAGTTCACCCTTTCCATTGCCTGCCTGATTTTGTTCTTTATCGGTGCACCACTTGGCGCAATTATCCGGAAAGGGGGGCTTGGCATGCCGGTTGTTTTTTCAATCATCTTTTTTGTGATCTTCCATGTGATTTCCATTTCAGGGGAGAAATATGCCCGCGCCGGTGCAATGTCGCCCGGACTTGCCATGTGGCTGGCTTCGCTGGTTTTGCTTCCATTGGGAATTTTTCTTACCTACAAAGCAACCACCGATTCACCTTTACTCGATGCTGATAGCTGGGGCAGGCTGATAAAAAAATTCTTCCCTGAACAACCAGAAATAAAATGA